Proteins from one Hydrogenivirga caldilitoris genomic window:
- a CDS encoding ABC transporter permease: MRLHRVKAIYLKELKELARDRISRVVVLVVPLIITLLFGYGMSLDVENVPFVVCDEDKSALSREFVSKLKENREFFNFKGYVSSQREVEELLLRGKAKFGVVIPDSFGERLKEGKSANLQVLIDGTFPFQAEVSGTYVDAVANSFILDLIPHLREMPFSIDTRYWFNEELKQKHITSSGILAVVFTVSPAIFTAIIFSRERERGTIYNIYTSPVGRLEYLLGKQLLTLSVYTVNVLFLSLVVVFLFKVPFRGNYPFFFFATELFILTSSSIGMLVSTFLRTQIGAIVVTMIITIIPAFLYSGYLIPVSSMGREAYIEAHLFPTLYYMNIVKGSFLKGVGPLSLLKDTVAILFFYILFLSLSYIRFKKRER, encoded by the coding sequence ATGAGGCTTCACAGGGTTAAGGCGATATACCTTAAAGAGCTCAAGGAGCTCGCGAGGGACAGAATATCCAGGGTCGTCGTCTTAGTTGTTCCCTTGATAATAACCCTGCTCTTCGGATACGGGATGTCCCTTGACGTGGAGAACGTTCCCTTCGTCGTGTGTGACGAGGACAAAAGCGCTCTCAGCAGGGAATTCGTGAGCAAGCTTAAGGAAAACAGGGAGTTCTTCAACTTTAAGGGTTACGTTTCCTCCCAGAGGGAGGTGGAGGAACTTCTCCTCAGGGGGAAGGCAAAGTTCGGAGTTGTCATACCTGACAGCTTCGGTGAGAGGCTGAAGGAAGGGAAGAGTGCGAACCTTCAGGTTCTTATAGATGGAACGTTCCCCTTCCAGGCGGAAGTGTCCGGAACTTACGTGGATGCAGTCGCAAACAGCTTCATCCTTGACCTGATACCCCACCTGAGGGAAATGCCCTTCAGCATAGACACCCGTTACTGGTTCAACGAGGAGCTAAAGCAGAAGCACATAACCTCTTCGGGAATACTCGCAGTTGTCTTCACTGTATCGCCAGCCATATTCACGGCGATAATATTCTCACGGGAAAGGGAGAGGGGGACGATTTACAACATCTACACCTCACCTGTGGGGAGGCTTGAGTATCTCCTGGGAAAACAGCTACTGACCCTGAGCGTATACACCGTTAACGTCCTCTTTCTCTCTTTGGTGGTCGTATTCCTCTTCAAGGTTCCCTTCAGGGGGAACTACCCCTTCTTCTTCTTTGCTACGGAGCTCTTTATACTCACCTCCTCAAGCATAGGCATGCTTGTCTCCACATTCCTGAGAACCCAGATAGGGGCGATAGTGGTAACCATGATAATCACGATAATTCCCGCTTTCCTCTACTCTGGATACCTCATACCCGTTAGCTCCATGGGCAGGGAAGCTTACATAGAGGCTCACCTCTTCCCCACCCTTTACTACATGAACATCGTTAAGGGTAGTTTCCTCAAGGGAGTCGGACCCCTTTCTCTGCTTAAAGATACGGTGGCGATACTCTTCTTTTACATCCTGTTCCTGAGCCTGAGCTACATAAGGTTTAAGAAGAGGGAGAGATGA
- a CDS encoding ABC transporter permease: protein MRGFLFFLYKEVVQFLRNWGLLIFVTYAFTLDVYIAAVSMDVSLKNASFYVQDYDNSPLSRELVSKFREPFFSFKGYVLGEDEIDELLLEDRAIGVIRIPPKFEERFMEGKKVRIGILVNGSEASASNLFSGYSSRIISDFLIKELGFEEKPLEVRRRFLFNQNADSTYFMGVSELLTVLTLLLVILPASAVIREKEMGNIEMVLISPFPTRLFFLTKSLAMTLVILIFTFLSLTVVIKGILGAPFRGSYATFLLITSVYAFATTGLGMFIASFARNMLQVIQLTMMTLMPMLYLSGTWSPIESMPKFFQYLSLLMPLRFYIESAFGIIFKGLGLSELYPNVIALLLIGGLLFVGGNFFISRRL, encoded by the coding sequence ATGAGAGGTTTTCTTTTCTTTCTTTACAAGGAGGTCGTTCAGTTCCTGAGAAACTGGGGACTCCTTATCTTCGTCACCTACGCCTTCACCCTTGATGTTTACATAGCCGCCGTTAGCATGGACGTGAGTCTCAAAAACGCGAGCTTCTACGTTCAGGACTACGATAACTCACCCTTATCAAGGGAGCTCGTGTCTAAGTTCAGAGAGCCCTTCTTTTCCTTTAAGGGTTACGTCTTAGGAGAAGACGAGATAGATGAGCTACTCCTGGAGGATAGAGCCATAGGTGTTATAAGGATACCTCCGAAGTTTGAGGAGAGGTTCATGGAGGGGAAGAAGGTCAGGATAGGGATACTGGTGAACGGTTCGGAGGCTTCGGCGAGCAACCTCTTCTCGGGATACTCCTCAAGGATAATCTCGGACTTTCTCATAAAGGAACTCGGTTTTGAAGAGAAGCCCTTGGAGGTCAGGAGGAGGTTTCTCTTCAATCAGAACGCGGACAGCACCTACTTTATGGGGGTCTCCGAGCTCCTCACCGTCCTGACACTGCTCCTCGTTATTCTTCCCGCTTCCGCGGTTATAAGGGAGAAGGAGATGGGCAACATTGAGATGGTTCTCATATCTCCCTTCCCTACACGTCTTTTCTTTCTCACCAAGTCCCTTGCGATGACCCTCGTAATCCTTATCTTCACGTTTCTATCCCTAACGGTCGTTATAAAGGGAATCCTTGGCGCTCCCTTCAGGGGAAGTTACGCCACATTCCTCCTCATCACCTCGGTTTACGCCTTCGCCACCACAGGGCTCGGTATGTTCATAGCCTCCTTCGCGAGGAACATGCTCCAGGTAATCCAATTGACGATGATGACCCTGATGCCGATGCTCTACCTTTCGGGAACATGGTCCCCTATAGAGTCCATGCCCAAGTTCTTCCAGTATCTCTCCCTCCTCATGCCCCTCAGGTTTTACATAGAGTCTGCCTTCGGGATAATATTCAAAGGTCTCGGTCTCTCGGAACTCTACCCCAACGTTATAGCCCTCCTACTGATAGGGGGTCTCCTGTTTGTTGGAGGAAACTTCTTTATATCAAGGAGGCTCTAA
- a CDS encoding radical SAM protein yields the protein MEPQRKLRLLSKLAKFECEKEPDLEGCIYKASTPMGKKPILKTMLSTYCDKNCDYCVFRRDRDNTPRLFINPEDMAKGFMELYRKGRVRGLFLSSGIFIHPEVTMEKLIDTASILRKRYGYKGYIHLKLMPGVSLQTLEEAVKLADRISMNIEAPNEDRLKRIAKGKSLRNEIIPKIAQVSRLLENYESKSHITQVMVGVSGETDEELLRSSEYLYRKLRLNRVYYSAFFPVKDTPLENRPPESKRREHRLYQADFLIRDYGFSWKELPFENGKLPEDRDPKEAWAERNIHLFPVELNRADYELLIKVPGIGIETAREIIRRRLKGALKTPEDLKGIRNLKKILNYVTLMGRYYGDILVYKV from the coding sequence ATGGAACCCCAGAGGAAACTTAGGCTTCTTTCAAAACTTGCAAAGTTTGAATGTGAGAAAGAACCTGACCTTGAGGGATGCATATACAAAGCGTCCACACCGATGGGGAAGAAGCCCATACTGAAAACCATGCTTTCAACTTACTGCGATAAGAACTGTGATTACTGCGTCTTCAGAAGGGACAGGGACAACACACCGAGGCTATTCATAAACCCTGAGGACATGGCTAAGGGTTTCATGGAGCTTTACAGAAAGGGGAGAGTTCGGGGACTCTTCCTGTCCTCTGGAATATTCATCCACCCTGAGGTAACCATGGAGAAGCTCATAGATACAGCCAGCATTCTCAGAAAAAGGTACGGGTATAAGGGGTACATACACCTTAAACTCATGCCCGGTGTGAGTCTACAGACGCTTGAGGAAGCAGTCAAGCTTGCTGATAGGATTTCTATGAATATAGAAGCTCCCAACGAGGACAGGCTTAAACGTATAGCTAAAGGAAAAAGCCTCAGGAATGAAATAATTCCAAAGATAGCCCAGGTAAGCAGACTCCTTGAGAACTACGAAAGTAAAAGCCACATAACCCAGGTAATGGTAGGGGTCAGCGGTGAGACCGATGAGGAACTTCTCAGGAGTAGTGAGTACCTTTACAGAAAACTAAGACTCAACCGCGTTTATTACAGCGCCTTCTTCCCCGTGAAAGATACTCCTCTTGAGAACAGACCTCCCGAATCAAAAAGAAGAGAGCATCGGCTCTATCAGGCAGACTTCCTTATAAGGGATTACGGCTTCTCATGGAAAGAGCTGCCTTTTGAGAACGGTAAACTCCCAGAGGATAGGGACCCAAAGGAGGCGTGGGCTGAGAGGAACATCCACCTCTTCCCGGTTGAGTTGAACAGGGCGGATTACGAACTTCTAATAAAAGTTCCTGGAATAGGTATAGAAACGGCAAGAGAGATAATAAGAAGGAGACTAAAGGGTGCTCTAAAAACCCCGGAAGACCTTAAAGGCATAAGGAACCTGAAGAAGATATTGAACTACGTAACACTGATGGGAAGGTACTACGGGGATATTCTTGTTTATAAGGTGTAA
- the mutS gene encoding DNA mismatch repair protein MutS — protein sequence MKDRNQELTPMLAQYHYFKNEYSDCLLFFRLGDFYELFYEDAVVGSKELNLVLTSRPAGKGRERIPMCGVPYHSADNYIKRLVQRGFKIAICEQVEDASQAKSIVKREVVRVITPGTYFEKDTAGFACIYRKGKFYYLAYLNLSIGDFVGARVKTEELLDFLSKFNIKELLIKEGEEPPSAVIKTLSVFITKLDDEFFEEGVELLRKAFDIHSARALGFDEEEFLIPLGAAYRYAKLTQKGFTPFIKKPKPFQDEGFVRIDLKVRRGLELLESIEGRKDHSLFGVLDMTLTGMGRRRLKFHILNPFRNVDRISKVQEAVEELVQNREKRCRLREILSGMADLERLVSRISANMATPRDILHLKNTLYKVEDLREEIGSLGSGLFKDMVVNLESLKSIADEIDRVLVDEPPIHVKEGGLIKAGVDGFLDELRFVRDNTRKLLKEYEKKLRKETGISSLKVGYNKVMGYYIEVTKPNLKYVPEHFRRRQTLTNAERFITEELSRLEEKILSAQSRINDIEYELFVQLREKINGELEKVGRNAQIVGEIDYIQALAEVADKKGWVKPEVNDEFCIEIEEGKHPVIEAFTRSYVPNDTFINEESFIHLITGPNMAGKSSYIRQVALIVLLAHMGSFVPAKRAKIGSVDAIYTRIGSGDILALGVSTFMNEMLDVASMLLNATDRSLIILDEIGRGTSTYDGIAITKALTEFISRRIGARTLLATHFLELTELEGKVRGVKNYHMAVSEEGSGVVFLYTLLPGKAEGSFGIEVARMAGLPEELINRAKEILLSFEDKSLPLLEETFKRSEKSITEAELDAIIEDVLSIDVANTTPLQALLKLAELKEKIIRVREGR from the coding sequence ATGAAGGACAGAAACCAAGAGCTTACCCCCATGCTTGCCCAATACCACTACTTTAAAAACGAGTATTCGGACTGTCTTCTATTCTTCAGGCTGGGAGACTTTTACGAACTCTTTTACGAAGATGCGGTGGTCGGCTCAAAGGAGTTAAACCTGGTACTTACCTCAAGACCTGCCGGGAAGGGAAGGGAGAGGATACCCATGTGCGGTGTTCCTTATCACTCCGCCGATAATTACATAAAGAGGCTTGTTCAGAGGGGTTTCAAGATAGCTATATGTGAGCAGGTTGAAGATGCCTCTCAGGCTAAGAGTATAGTAAAGAGGGAAGTTGTCCGGGTAATAACCCCCGGCACATACTTTGAGAAAGACACCGCCGGGTTTGCCTGTATATACAGAAAGGGGAAGTTTTATTACCTTGCATATCTGAACCTGTCAATCGGTGATTTTGTGGGTGCAAGGGTAAAGACTGAAGAACTCCTTGATTTTCTTTCCAAGTTCAACATAAAGGAGCTTCTGATTAAAGAGGGAGAAGAACCCCCCTCGGCGGTGATAAAAACCCTGAGCGTATTTATAACAAAACTGGATGATGAGTTCTTTGAAGAGGGTGTAGAACTTCTAAGGAAGGCGTTTGACATACACAGCGCAAGGGCGTTGGGCTTTGATGAGGAGGAGTTTCTTATTCCCCTTGGCGCGGCGTACAGGTACGCAAAGCTTACCCAAAAAGGTTTCACGCCCTTTATCAAAAAACCAAAACCCTTTCAAGACGAAGGTTTTGTGCGCATAGACCTGAAGGTTAGAAGGGGACTTGAGCTTCTTGAGAGTATAGAGGGGAGGAAAGACCATTCACTCTTTGGGGTTCTTGACATGACCCTTACGGGCATGGGGCGCAGGAGACTTAAGTTCCATATACTGAACCCTTTTAGAAACGTTGATAGGATAAGTAAAGTACAGGAAGCTGTTGAGGAGCTCGTACAAAATAGGGAGAAAAGGTGCAGGCTCAGAGAGATACTGTCAGGAATGGCTGACCTTGAAAGACTCGTATCACGTATAAGTGCTAACATGGCGACTCCACGTGATATCCTTCACCTAAAGAACACCCTTTACAAGGTGGAGGACCTCAGGGAGGAGATAGGGAGTCTTGGTTCAGGGCTCTTTAAGGATATGGTGGTAAACCTTGAGAGCCTGAAAAGCATAGCTGATGAGATAGACAGGGTTTTGGTTGATGAGCCACCTATTCATGTGAAAGAAGGGGGACTTATAAAAGCCGGTGTTGATGGGTTCTTAGATGAGCTACGTTTCGTTAGGGACAACACAAGGAAGCTCTTAAAGGAGTATGAGAAAAAACTCAGGAAGGAGACAGGCATATCTAGCCTGAAGGTTGGTTACAACAAGGTTATGGGTTACTACATAGAGGTGACTAAACCCAACCTCAAGTACGTGCCTGAGCATTTTAGGAGGAGACAAACACTGACCAATGCAGAGCGGTTCATAACGGAAGAGCTAAGCAGGCTTGAGGAGAAAATACTCTCCGCCCAGAGCAGGATAAACGATATAGAGTACGAACTCTTTGTTCAGCTGAGGGAGAAGATAAATGGAGAACTTGAGAAGGTCGGCAGGAACGCCCAGATCGTGGGAGAGATAGATTACATACAGGCTCTTGCGGAGGTTGCCGACAAAAAGGGATGGGTTAAACCGGAGGTCAACGATGAGTTCTGCATAGAGATAGAGGAGGGGAAACATCCTGTTATTGAAGCTTTTACCAGAAGCTACGTGCCAAACGATACCTTCATAAATGAGGAGAGTTTTATACACCTGATAACGGGACCGAACATGGCTGGTAAGTCCAGCTACATAAGACAGGTGGCTCTGATAGTCTTGCTGGCTCATATGGGTAGCTTTGTTCCCGCTAAAAGGGCTAAAATTGGGAGTGTTGACGCCATATATACTCGTATAGGTTCTGGAGATATCCTCGCCCTTGGTGTCTCTACCTTTATGAACGAGATGCTAGATGTGGCTAGTATGTTACTGAACGCCACAGACAGAAGTCTCATAATTCTTGACGAGATAGGAAGGGGAACTTCAACCTATGACGGGATAGCCATAACCAAAGCGCTAACTGAGTTCATTTCCAGAAGAATCGGAGCTAGGACTTTACTTGCCACCCACTTCCTTGAGCTTACAGAGCTTGAGGGGAAAGTTAGAGGGGTGAAAAATTACCACATGGCTGTGAGTGAAGAGGGCAGCGGCGTAGTTTTCCTATATACACTGCTACCCGGTAAAGCTGAAGGGAGCTTCGGTATAGAGGTTGCAAGGATGGCCGGATTGCCTGAGGAGCTTATAAACAGGGCTAAAGAAATCCTGCTCAGTTTTGAGGACAAGAGCCTGCCCCTCTTGGAGGAGACTTTTAAACGTTCAGAAAAGAGCATAACAGAGGCGGAGTTAGATGCCATTATAGAGGACGTATTATCCATAGATGTGGCAAATACAACGCCCTTACAGGCACTGCTGAAGCTGGCAGAATTGAAGGAGAAAATAATCAGGGTAAGAGAAGGTAGATGA
- a CDS encoding glycosyltransferase — protein MRVALFTDNFRGDMGGGTKIVIDLAKGLRDEGHEVLVVTGQETDEAAEGFRVFNLPSLKFPFYDKAEMVFPSIGLIRTMKEFNPDIIHYHEPFTAGILALLVSKNIGKPVVGSIYIDPSHVSQYTLKIDRGGFAKALVGFMSRQSDALVFISEYQRKTYERFLDRSRITKVIYPGIPDYFFRGKAEFGKTVVTVCRLAPEKNLSFGFRVIAKLQRMGNFDYLLVGEGPERKKLEKLAKKLNLKVEFLGNLKRERLPDLYSRASLFFLPSKTETFGLVLAEAMASGLPVVALGRGAAPEVIGEGGIICEENEDRVAEAMASLLENSRLWKEKSEKARERAKFFKMDRFVREHEELYGKLL, from the coding sequence ATGAGGGTGGCTTTATTCACAGATAACTTCAGGGGGGACATGGGAGGAGGCACAAAGATAGTTATTGACCTTGCTAAAGGGCTTAGAGACGAAGGGCACGAAGTCTTAGTTGTAACCGGACAGGAGACGGATGAGGCGGCTGAAGGTTTCAGAGTTTTTAACCTTCCAAGCTTGAAGTTTCCCTTTTACGATAAAGCTGAGATGGTCTTTCCAAGTATCGGGCTTATAAGAACTATGAAGGAGTTCAATCCAGACATAATCCACTACCACGAACCTTTTACGGCGGGAATATTAGCTCTCCTGGTATCAAAGAATATAGGAAAACCGGTAGTTGGCTCAATTTACATAGATCCGAGCCACGTTTCCCAATACACGCTGAAAATAGACAGAGGTGGTTTTGCCAAGGCTCTAGTCGGTTTTATGAGCAGGCAATCAGACGCGCTCGTATTCATATCTGAGTATCAGAGGAAGACCTATGAGAGGTTTTTGGATAGAAGTAGGATAACGAAGGTCATATATCCCGGTATTCCGGACTACTTTTTCAGAGGCAAGGCGGAGTTTGGTAAAACTGTGGTAACCGTCTGCAGGCTAGCTCCTGAAAAGAACCTGAGTTTCGGTTTTAGGGTTATAGCCAAGCTCCAAAGGATGGGTAATTTTGATTATCTCTTGGTGGGTGAAGGACCGGAGAGAAAAAAACTTGAGAAGCTTGCCAAAAAGCTGAATTTGAAGGTTGAATTCCTTGGAAACTTGAAAAGGGAAAGGCTCCCTGACCTTTACAGCAGGGCTTCCCTGTTTTTCCTTCCGTCAAAAACAGAAACCTTCGGGCTTGTCCTTGCAGAGGCAATGGCTTCAGGGCTTCCTGTTGTGGCTCTCGGCAGGGGAGCGGCTCCTGAGGTCATCGGTGAAGGAGGAATTATATGTGAGGAGAACGAAGACAGGGTCGCGGAAGCTATGGCCTCCCTGTTGGAAAACTCCAGACTCTGGAAAGAGAAGTCGGAGAAGGCAAGGGAGAGAGCTAAATTCTTTAAAATGGACAGGTTCGTAAGGGAGCACGAGGAGCTTTACGGTAAGCTCCTTTAA
- a CDS encoding ribonucleoside triphosphate reductase has translation MDEIKLVDEYLEKLDWEVRENSNMTYSLQGLNFYVTSKVIRNYWLKRIYPEKIAEAHINGDFHIHDLQVLSVYCMGWDLLDLLMTGFKGVPGKIESRPPKHFTSALGQAVNFLYTLQGEAAGAQAFSNFDTLMAPFVRYDGLSYRQVKQAIQEFVYNLNVPTRTGFQTPFTNLTFDLKVPAFLADQAVIVGGEVKNETYGEFQEEVDMINQAFFEVMTEGDARGRVFTFPIPTYNITPDFDWDNPKLKGLWEMTAKYGIPYFANFINSDMKPEDVRSMCCRLRLETRELLKRGGGYFGANPLTGSIGVVTINMPRLGYLSESEEEFFERLGRLMDLAKESLEIKRRAIEDFMEKGLYPYSKFYLRMVKERFGEYWKNHFSTIGLVGMNEACLNLFGVSIADPKGREFAIRVLDFMREKLLQYQEETGNLYNLEATPAEGASYRLAKLDKERYPDIIVANEEEVKRGAEPFYTNSTQLPVNYTDDPFEVLEHQDKLQVRYTGGTVVHFFVGERIRDSESVKNFVRKVCENYRLPYFTITPTFSVCPTHGYISGEHETCPICGERCEVYSRVVGYLRPVSQWNAGKQEEFKLRKTYRIT, from the coding sequence ATGGACGAGATTAAGCTTGTTGATGAATACTTAGAAAAGTTAGACTGGGAGGTAAGAGAGAACAGCAACATGACCTACTCCCTTCAGGGTCTTAACTTCTACGTCACCTCAAAGGTCATAAGGAACTACTGGCTCAAGAGGATATACCCCGAGAAGATAGCGGAGGCTCATATAAACGGAGACTTCCACATCCACGACCTTCAGGTTCTGAGCGTTTACTGTATGGGATGGGACCTCCTGGACCTCCTCATGACAGGCTTTAAGGGAGTTCCCGGAAAGATAGAGAGCAGACCTCCCAAACATTTCACCTCAGCCCTTGGTCAGGCAGTGAACTTCCTTTATACCCTTCAGGGGGAGGCGGCGGGTGCTCAGGCGTTCTCCAACTTTGACACACTCATGGCACCCTTCGTAAGGTACGACGGACTGAGCTACAGACAGGTGAAGCAGGCTATACAGGAGTTCGTTTACAACCTCAACGTCCCTACGAGAACGGGATTCCAGACCCCCTTCACGAACCTCACCTTTGACCTTAAGGTTCCCGCTTTCCTCGCAGACCAGGCTGTTATCGTCGGTGGAGAGGTTAAGAACGAGACCTACGGAGAGTTCCAGGAAGAGGTGGACATGATAAACCAAGCTTTCTTCGAGGTTATGACCGAGGGGGACGCGAGGGGAAGGGTTTTCACCTTTCCCATACCAACCTACAACATCACGCCCGACTTTGACTGGGACAACCCCAAGCTAAAGGGTCTCTGGGAGATGACCGCCAAGTACGGCATACCCTACTTCGCCAACTTCATAAACTCGGACATGAAGCCTGAGGACGTGAGGAGTATGTGTTGCAGGCTCAGGCTTGAAACGAGGGAGCTCCTGAAGAGGGGAGGAGGGTACTTCGGTGCCAACCCTCTGACGGGCTCTATAGGAGTAGTTACCATAAATATGCCGAGGCTCGGATACCTCTCCGAGAGCGAGGAGGAGTTCTTTGAAAGGCTCGGGAGGCTCATGGACTTAGCTAAGGAGAGCCTAGAGATAAAGAGGAGAGCGATAGAGGACTTTATGGAGAAGGGTCTCTACCCTTACTCAAAGTTCTATTTGAGGATGGTAAAGGAGAGGTTCGGCGAGTACTGGAAGAATCACTTCTCTACTATAGGACTGGTAGGTATGAACGAGGCTTGTCTCAACCTCTTCGGTGTAAGCATAGCAGACCCAAAGGGAAGGGAATTCGCCATCAGGGTTTTAGACTTCATGAGGGAGAAGCTCCTCCAGTATCAGGAGGAGACAGGGAACCTTTACAACCTTGAGGCTACACCTGCAGAGGGAGCCTCCTACAGGCTCGCAAAGCTTGATAAGGAGAGGTATCCGGACATAATAGTGGCAAACGAGGAGGAGGTAAAGAGGGGAGCGGAACCCTTCTACACCAACTCCACCCAGCTGCCCGTAAACTACACCGACGACCCCTTTGAAGTTCTTGAGCATCAGGACAAACTCCAGGTAAGGTACACCGGCGGCACGGTGGTTCATTTCTTTGTGGGAGAGAGGATAAGGGATTCGGAGAGCGTAAAGAACTTCGTCAGGAAGGTCTGCGAGAATTACAGGCTACCCTACTTCACCATAACCCCCACCTTCAGCGTCTGTCCCACCCACGGCTACATCTCCGGGGAGCACGAGACCTGTCCCATATGCGGTGAGAGGTGCGAAGTTTACTCAAGGGTTGTGGGATACCTGAGACCGGTGAGCCAGTGGAATGCGGGCAAACAGGAGGAGTTCAAGCTCAGGAAGACCTACAGGATAACCTAA
- a CDS encoding anaerobic ribonucleoside-triphosphate reductase activating protein codes for MRIGGIQRFTLIDFPGKVACIVFTQGCNFRCPYCYNRSLVLPEYFEEPIPEDVFFRFLRSRRGLLDGVVITGGEPTVQEDLLNFMENIKSMGFLVKLDTNGSHPEVVKEVIERELVDYIAMDVKAPLRKYKEVIRVEDFDVGNIVRSIHLLMDSGVDYEFRTTVVREQLTPEDILEIGKLIKGAKRYALQKFVVTDTLLNPSFKEKHTYTEEELERIAEGLREYIEEVKVR; via the coding sequence ATGCGAATAGGTGGTATCCAGAGGTTCACCCTCATAGATTTTCCCGGAAAGGTAGCCTGCATAGTTTTCACCCAGGGGTGCAACTTCAGATGTCCTTACTGCTACAACAGGTCCCTTGTCCTCCCTGAGTACTTTGAAGAGCCTATCCCCGAGGACGTGTTCTTCAGATTCCTCAGGAGCAGAAGGGGGCTTCTGGACGGAGTGGTAATAACCGGGGGAGAGCCGACCGTTCAGGAGGACCTCTTGAATTTCATGGAAAATATAAAGAGCATGGGGTTTCTCGTGAAGCTTGACACCAACGGGAGCCATCCGGAGGTTGTAAAGGAGGTTATAGAGAGGGAGCTCGTAGATTACATAGCTATGGACGTAAAGGCTCCTCTCAGGAAGTACAAAGAAGTCATAAGGGTGGAGGACTTTGACGTGGGGAACATCGTGAGGAGCATTCACCTCCTAATGGACTCCGGCGTGGACTATGAGTTCAGAACAACGGTGGTCAGGGAGCAGCTGACTCCGGAGGACATACTTGAAATAGGAAAGCTCATAAAGGGTGCCAAGCGATACGCCCTCCAGAAATTTGTGGTTACCGACACCCTCCTTAACCCCAGTTTTAAGGAGAAACACACCTACACCGAGGAGGAACTTGAAAGGATAGCCGAAGGACTGAGAGAATATATAGAGGAGGTAAAAGTGAGATGA
- the purM gene encoding phosphoribosylformylglycinamidine cyclo-ligase, translating into MTTYRDAGVDIDRANEFVEYIKEKVKGSFSQELVTEFGGFASGIEVKGYREPVIFSSTDGVGTKLKVAQELGVHDTVGIDLVAMNVNDVLTTGADPLFFLDYIAVGKIELETLKKVINGIIEGCKMGEVFLAGGETAEMPGFYPEGVYDLAGFCVGICEKGDVITGKEISPGDILVGIRSSGFHSNGFSLIRKVLKDSGVKLTDKIEEFGKSVGEVLLTPTRIYTREVKRLKSQVKVKGLAHITGGGIPENLIRVLPRDVRAVVEKERIPENPVFPWIQQLGGVEEREMFRTFNMGVGMIAVVSEADKERALEILGKDSFLCGYIEKGERSVKVI; encoded by the coding sequence TTGACAACTTACAGAGATGCAGGAGTTGATATTGACAGGGCAAACGAATTTGTTGAGTACATAAAGGAAAAGGTAAAAGGTTCCTTTTCTCAGGAATTGGTCACAGAGTTTGGTGGCTTCGCAAGTGGGATAGAAGTAAAAGGTTACAGAGAACCCGTGATATTTTCCTCTACCGATGGGGTGGGAACGAAATTGAAGGTCGCTCAGGAGCTTGGCGTTCATGACACAGTGGGGATTGACCTCGTTGCCATGAACGTGAATGACGTTTTAACTACTGGAGCTGACCCCTTATTCTTTCTGGATTACATAGCGGTCGGGAAGATAGAGCTTGAAACTCTTAAGAAGGTTATAAACGGGATTATTGAAGGATGCAAGATGGGAGAGGTCTTCCTTGCAGGAGGGGAGACAGCTGAGATGCCTGGCTTTTACCCGGAAGGGGTTTATGACCTTGCCGGCTTCTGCGTGGGTATATGTGAAAAGGGGGATGTAATAACAGGAAAGGAGATTTCACCTGGCGACATACTGGTGGGTATAAGGTCATCAGGTTTTCACAGCAACGGATTCTCCCTGATAAGGAAAGTCCTCAAGGATAGCGGTGTAAAACTTACGGATAAAATTGAAGAATTTGGTAAGAGCGTTGGTGAGGTTCTACTGACACCAACAAGGATATACACACGGGAAGTAAAGAGATTAAAGTCCCAGGTAAAGGTCAAGGGACTCGCCCATATAACGGGTGGAGGCATACCTGAGAACCTCATAAGAGTCCTACCAAGAGATGTCAGAGCTGTAGTGGAGAAGGAAAGAATACCGGAGAACCCAGTTTTTCCTTGGATTCAACAGCTTGGCGGTGTGGAAGAGAGGGAGATGTTCAGAACATTCAACATGGGAGTAGGAATGATAGCTGTTGTATCCGAGGCAGATAAAGAAAGAGCCCTTGAGATACTTGGAAAAGACTCCTTTCTGTGCGGTTATATAGAGAAGGGAGAGAGAAGCGTAAAAGTTATTTAA